One window of Anaerolineales bacterium genomic DNA carries:
- the gcvT gene encoding glycine cleavage system aminomethyltransferase GcvT yields MPDFLFRGSLEKLDKEVYDLTQLEAERQYRKLIMIPSESTAPMAVREALMSAFQNIYAEGYPSEESRWMTEEEILDHPMRLADYRRNGDPRYYKGVEYADAVEALARRRAAEAFAANGFSADQIYVNVQALSGGPANNAVYQALLEIGDTVMGLDLLHGGHLSHGSPVNRSGKWFKAVHYSVGADEKLDYEAIRQLALENKPKLLIAGYSSYSWVPDWKKFREIANEVGAYFLADISHIGGLVAAGVVPSPIGIADIVMSTTHKSLDGPRGAVLMTTRADVAKKIDKAVFPGEQGGPHVNVFAGLALTFKLAQTKQFKKLQDQTIKNAVAMADQFTKRGLRVPFGGTNCHMLNVDCSSVIGEDGTKLSGDQAARILDIIGVVVNRNTIPGDKSAAAPSGIRLGTPWITQRGFNEKQSRQLADIIADVLLACAPHAVDTVRKGKQRRAKVDFKVFNDAKLKIRKLAMSAGIDFKPTKTGYPHFYYIDDKATSGVYELSGQRIRQVLDYVASSDLSALKKGKTQVTSIATPRGVIKGLLKNVDNTTYQLSVPVKDAAVVGTWLRDLSDGYTSFNLDGSKDFSTKRVPGPFVVSEVKAKLAATNPPLQSEVKPWFVGVNSNVKEEALPPFVWNEVEGELKKTALNQTHRDLGGRMVPFAGWEMPVVYTSIFEEHLATRQAAGLFDVSHMGAYDVRGADAASFLDTVCGNDCGGLMPGESLYTHFLTPDGDVIDDTLVYRRGFDNFLVVVNASNDDKDRTWLESVRDGKVKIDNARPWARAYGYNAEIRNLRDPKSGNDMRVDIALQGPKSRDILLAMGVDDETRARIMKLKRTELCDANVGGFDLIVSRTGYTGEKMAFELFVHPDSAVAFWNGVLKAGESFGVKPIGLGARDSLRTEAGLPLYGHEMGLGSIANALGRGDLAPTIPIRDLGVAEGGFGSYVKTYKPWFIGRDAFVAREKERKGVVVRFTFDEQRTRMAHNGDPVVNAEGQRIGFVTSCAIDSARFITGQAFVELAYAKEGTVIGVNQGGNVDRPAGLAKVVSRFAKL; encoded by the coding sequence ATGCCCGACTTTCTATTCCGCGGTTCGCTCGAAAAACTGGACAAAGAAGTTTACGACCTGACCCAACTCGAAGCCGAACGCCAATATCGCAAGCTCATTATGATCCCCAGCGAATCGACTGCGCCGATGGCGGTGCGTGAAGCGTTGATGTCTGCCTTTCAGAACATTTACGCCGAAGGCTACCCCAGCGAAGAATCGCGCTGGATGACCGAAGAGGAAATTCTCGATCACCCGATGAGACTCGCGGACTATCGCCGCAACGGCGACCCACGCTATTACAAAGGCGTGGAATATGCCGACGCCGTGGAAGCCCTTGCCCGCCGACGCGCTGCCGAAGCCTTCGCCGCCAACGGCTTCAGCGCGGACCAGATCTACGTCAACGTGCAGGCGCTTTCGGGCGGACCCGCCAACAACGCCGTGTATCAAGCCTTGTTGGAGATCGGCGATACCGTGATGGGACTCGACCTGCTGCATGGCGGTCATCTCTCGCACGGTTCCCCCGTCAACCGCAGCGGCAAGTGGTTCAAGGCGGTGCATTATTCCGTAGGCGCGGATGAAAAGCTTGATTACGAAGCCATTCGTCAGTTGGCGCTTGAAAACAAACCGAAGCTTTTAATTGCTGGTTACTCCTCCTATTCATGGGTGCCCGATTGGAAGAAGTTCCGTGAGATCGCCAATGAAGTGGGCGCGTACTTCCTCGCGGATATTTCGCACATCGGTGGGTTGGTGGCGGCGGGTGTGGTGCCTTCACCGATCGGTATTGCCGACATCGTCATGTCTACCACGCACAAGAGTCTCGACGGTCCACGCGGGGCGGTGTTGATGACCACCCGTGCCGACGTTGCCAAGAAGATCGACAAAGCCGTCTTCCCCGGCGAACAGGGCGGACCGCATGTGAACGTCTTTGCAGGTTTGGCGCTGACCTTCAAGTTGGCGCAGACCAAGCAGTTCAAGAAACTGCAAGACCAGACCATCAAGAACGCGGTGGCGATGGCAGATCAATTCACCAAGCGCGGACTGCGCGTGCCGTTCGGCGGCACGAACTGCCACATGCTGAATGTGGATTGTTCATCTGTCATCGGTGAGGACGGAACCAAACTCAGCGGAGATCAAGCGGCTCGCATTCTCGATATCATCGGTGTGGTCGTTAATCGCAACACCATCCCCGGTGATAAGAGCGCGGCGGCGCCTTCGGGCATTCGCCTCGGTACGCCGTGGATCACCCAGCGCGGATTCAACGAGAAGCAGTCACGCCAATTGGCAGACATCATTGCCGATGTCTTGTTGGCTTGTGCGCCGCACGCGGTGGATACTGTCCGCAAGGGCAAGCAGCGCCGCGCGAAAGTGGACTTCAAAGTATTCAATGATGCCAAGTTGAAAATCCGCAAGCTGGCGATGAGCGCAGGCATTGACTTCAAGCCGACCAAGACCGGGTACCCGCACTTCTATTACATCGACGATAAAGCCACCTCCGGCGTGTATGAACTCAGCGGTCAACGCATTCGCCAGGTGTTGGATTATGTTGCATCGTCTGACCTCTCTGCTTTGAAGAAGGGCAAGACGCAGGTCACTTCGATTGCCACGCCTAGGGGTGTTATCAAAGGTTTGTTGAAGAACGTGGATAACACCACCTATCAGTTATCTGTGCCGGTGAAAGATGCTGCGGTGGTCGGTACATGGCTGCGCGATCTTTCGGATGGCTACACTTCGTTCAATTTGGATGGCTCGAAAGATTTCAGCACCAAGCGTGTGCCAGGTCCGTTCGTGGTGAGTGAAGTGAAGGCGAAACTCGCCGCTACGAATCCGCCGCTTCAGAGTGAAGTCAAGCCGTGGTTTGTAGGCGTCAACTCAAACGTTAAGGAAGAGGCGCTGCCGCCCTTCGTGTGGAATGAGGTCGAAGGGGAGTTGAAGAAAACAGCGTTGAATCAAACTCATAGAGACCTCGGCGGCAGAATGGTCCCCTTTGCAGGTTGGGAAATGCCGGTGGTGTACACGTCTATTTTTGAGGAACATTTGGCGACGCGGCAGGCAGCGGGTTTGTTTGACGTGAGCCACATGGGCGCCTATGACGTGCGCGGCGCGGATGCCGCCTCTTTCCTCGACACGGTCTGCGGCAATGACTGCGGAGGTTTGATGCCCGGTGAGAGTTTGTACACTCACTTCCTCACGCCCGATGGCGATGTGATCGACGATACGTTGGTGTACCGCCGCGGATTTGATAACTTCCTGGTGGTGGTCAACGCGTCGAACGATGACAAAGACCGCACATGGTTGGAGAGTGTGCGTGATGGCAAGGTGAAAATTGATAACGCTCGTCCGTGGGCGCGCGCGTATGGCTATAACGCGGAGATCCGCAATTTGCGCGACCCGAAATCTGGCAACGACATGCGCGTGGACATTGCCCTGCAGGGACCGAAGTCTCGCGATATTTTGTTGGCGATGGGCGTGGACGATGAGACACGCGCTCGCATTATGAAGTTGAAGCGCACTGAATTATGTGATGCGAACGTGGGCGGCTTTGACCTGATCGTTTCGCGCACGGGCTATACCGGTGAGAAGATGGCGTTCGAATTGTTCGTGCACCCCGATAGCGCTGTGGCATTTTGGAACGGCGTGCTGAAAGCGGGTGAGTCATTCGGTGTGAAGCCGATCGGTTTGGGTGCGCGTGACTCGCTGCGTACCGAAGCGGGTTTGCCGTTATATGGGCATGAGATGGGATTGGGTTCTATTGCGAATGCACTTGGGCGAGGGGACCTCGCCCCTACGATCCCAATACGCGATTTGGGCGTTGCCGAAGGCGGATTTGGTTCGTATGTGAAGACCTACAAGCCGTGGTTCATCGGTCGCGATGCCTTTGTGGCGCGTGAGAAGGAACGCAAGGGCGTGGTCGTGCGCTTCACCTTCGACGAACAGCGCACGCGCATGGCGCACAACGGCGACCCGGTGGTCAATGCCGAAGGTCAACGCATCGGCTTTGTGACCTCCTGCGCCATCGACAGCGCGCGCTTCATTACCGGTCAAGCCTTCGTGGAGTTGGCGTATGCGAAGGAAGGCACAGTGATCGGCGTCAATCAGGGCGGGAATGTGGACCGTCCGGCTGGGTTGGCGAAGGTGGTGAGTCGCTTCGCGAAGTTGTAA
- a CDS encoding PD-(D/E)XK nuclease family protein, with translation MKKHSNSGQLPLFPEDQIPIKNDEKNKRINWSFSKRSTLEQCSRKYYYEYYGASKRNAKQEENKSELFLLKYLQNRYERTGAILHLVISHYLKKAQQGEVITLNRLEDWARILFNKDLEISTNYNEPTPPEGQYPPVILQELYYKIPDALKLCNEALDNVIQAFRNFYTSSRYANFREISQKPESLVEHPFKIKKRFFRIDGRIDFSYKDADKLVIIDWKSGSFDGGGEDSLQLSTYALWGVEHYSCLPEDIQVIKAFLRENELVEYSVDKKLLTIAEARISQDAERMVSLEKFGEEALVDAFTPCSQYAICKLCAYRRLCPEGRKVIYA, from the coding sequence ATGAAAAAACACTCTAATAGTGGGCAACTTCCTCTATTTCCGGAAGACCAAATCCCAATCAAGAATGATGAAAAAAATAAGCGGATTAATTGGTCTTTTAGTAAACGTTCGACATTGGAACAATGTTCAAGAAAATACTATTATGAGTATTATGGCGCAAGCAAAAGAAACGCAAAACAAGAAGAAAATAAAAGTGAACTATTTCTTCTCAAATATTTACAAAATCGCTACGAAAGAACTGGTGCAATTTTGCATCTAGTCATTAGCCATTATTTGAAGAAAGCACAACAAGGTGAGGTGATAACACTAAATAGGCTTGAAGATTGGGCGAGAATATTATTCAATAAAGACTTGGAAATCTCCACTAATTACAATGAACCTACTCCGCCAGAAGGTCAATACCCGCCTGTAATTCTTCAAGAATTGTATTACAAAATTCCTGATGCATTAAAGTTATGCAACGAGGCGCTTGACAATGTAATTCAAGCTTTCCGAAATTTTTATACGTCTTCCCGTTACGCTAATTTTCGTGAAATAAGCCAAAAACCTGAAAGTTTAGTAGAACATCCATTTAAGATCAAAAAACGGTTTTTCAGGATTGACGGAAGAATCGATTTTTCATATAAAGATGCGGACAAATTGGTAATAATTGATTGGAAATCGGGTAGCTTTGATGGAGGAGGGGAAGATAGTTTACAGCTATCAACATATGCATTATGGGGTGTAGAACATTACTCTTGTCTACCTGAAGATATTCAAGTTATCAAGGCATTTCTACGTGAAAACGAACTAGTAGAATATTCTGTTGACAAAAAACTACTGACAATCGCAGAAGCAAGGATTTCTCAAGACGCAGAACGAATGGTGAGTTTGGAGAAATTTGGTGAAGAAGCATTAGTGGATGCTTTTACACCTTGTAGTCAGTATGCTATATGCAAATTATGTGCTTATCGCCGTTTATGTCCTGAAGGAAGAAAGGTTATTTATGCTTGA
- a CDS encoding helix-turn-helix domain-containing protein produces MSKTFGEALRDFRRAAGMSQRELAKKANLDFSYISKMENDRIPPPAADTIVVICAILSIQPEELLAITGKIPSDIKADISTSKAGQEFLRVVNEMKLSESEWSKIIKSLKELRK; encoded by the coding sequence ATGAGTAAAACTTTTGGTGAGGCGTTAAGAGATTTTCGACGTGCAGCTGGTATGAGCCAACGTGAATTAGCAAAAAAAGCTAATTTGGACTTTTCTTACATCAGTAAAATGGAAAATGATCGTATCCCTCCTCCAGCCGCTGACACCATAGTTGTCATTTGTGCAATTCTGAGCATCCAACCAGAAGAACTACTGGCAATTACAGGAAAAATACCATCTGATATAAAGGCAGATATAAGTACAAGTAAAGCAGGTCAAGAATTTCTTCGTGTTGTGAATGAAATGAAACTCTCCGAGTCCGAATGGTCTAAAATTATCAAATCGCTCAAGGAATTGCGAAAGTAA
- a CDS encoding esterase family protein: MTVNPLLQLARANGNPVIEGSRVTFVWKGRSAPYFIDDIHMWENNPQKMKRIAPDLWTITLELDSDAYLEYSFYDPSTKKRIKDPLNKKTVFNGIEHYNHYFYMPEAGPTPYATKRRGIPSGRVTHHLVDAWMIQENGKRELHLYQPPVKHPVPLLLVYDGTDYLKRASLNIIVDNLIHEKRIQPIAMAFLQNGGDRRAVEYACSDATLMTLQHAVLPFAAKKLNLIDVQKKRGGYGVLGASFSGLMSVYTGLRMPEVFGRVIAQSSVFEAEGRDFVAVDLIRAKMSREIKIWMDIGHFDWLLEDNRRIQPLLQQNGYDVTYHEAPAGHNYTFWRDELPQALMEMFG; the protein is encoded by the coding sequence ATGACAGTAAATCCCCTCCTGCAACTCGCCCGCGCAAACGGAAATCCCGTCATCGAAGGCAGTCGCGTTACCTTTGTATGGAAGGGCAGGTCCGCGCCGTATTTCATTGATGACATTCATATGTGGGAGAACAACCCACAAAAGATGAAGCGCATCGCCCCCGATCTGTGGACCATCACCCTCGAACTGGATTCAGACGCCTATCTCGAATACAGTTTCTATGATCCGAGCACGAAGAAACGCATCAAAGACCCGTTGAACAAGAAGACGGTCTTCAACGGCATCGAGCATTACAACCATTACTTCTACATGCCAGAGGCGGGTCCCACACCGTATGCGACCAAACGCCGCGGCATTCCGAGCGGACGGGTCACCCATCACCTCGTGGATGCGTGGATGATCCAGGAAAACGGCAAGCGTGAGCTGCATCTTTATCAGCCGCCAGTTAAGCATCCTGTCCCATTGCTGCTCGTCTATGATGGCACGGATTATCTCAAACGCGCCAGCCTCAACATCATTGTGGATAACCTGATCCACGAGAAGCGCATCCAACCGATCGCGATGGCATTCCTGCAAAACGGCGGTGACCGCCGCGCCGTGGAATACGCCTGCTCCGATGCGACTCTGATGACGCTTCAACACGCCGTCCTGCCGTTTGCGGCGAAGAAGTTGAACCTGATCGATGTCCAAAAGAAACGAGGCGGATACGGCGTACTGGGCGCCTCGTTCAGCGGATTGATGTCCGTGTATACGGGGTTGCGCATGCCGGAGGTCTTCGGCAGGGTCATTGCGCAATCGTCGGTGTTCGAGGCGGAAGGGCGGGACTTTGTCGCCGTGGATCTGATCCGCGCGAAGATGTCACGCGAAATAAAGATCTGGATGGATATCGGGCACTTCGATTGGCTGCTGGAGGATAATCGCCGCATCCAACCGCTGCTGCAGCAGAACGGATACGACGTCACCTATCACGAAGCGCCAGCCGGTCACAATTACACCTTCTGGCGGGATGAACTTCCGCAGGCGTTGATGGAGATGTTCGGTTAG